One region of Limnospira fusiformis SAG 85.79 genomic DNA includes:
- a CDS encoding Swt1 family HEPN domain-containing protein, whose amino-acid sequence MAISNHERVTRALRILQEGLYPFVEREMRSHYGDNHWLTAASASLSDSYVNNRSRQPVEKILKEDLYALLMVVWEHWNDVFRQILGRSERSIVSELRDNRNQWAHQTTFSTDDAYRILDNISRLLTAISAPEASQVEKEKNELMRSRFEAEARRERRKVTVTPTEGQPQTGLKPWREIVTPHPDVAGGTFQQAEFAADLWEVYLDQGSDEYRDPTEFYRRTYLTEGLKQLLSNALLRLTGQGGDPVIELQTNFGGGKTHALLSLYHLCQACHIHNLPGMEEIFQQVGISQPPQNVNVAVLVGNKLPPSGIKPYGKGDRNRPPIIKTLWGELAWQLGGEEGYQMLREADETATNPGDILKQLFNRFSPCLILIDEWVAYARQLHEKPDVVGGTFDTQFTFAQTLSESAKNAKDTLLVVSVPASDIEKGGEKGYEATDRLKNAIGRVESPWRPASAEEGFEIVRRRLFQSTTDTTLLAQRDAVIDTFYNMYREHSQEFPTDTKEANYKRRMREAYPIHPELFDRLYEDWSSLDKFQRTRGVLRLMAKVIHTLWERNDANLLIMPGNVPMDDHQVQSELTRYLEDNWTPIIDKDVDGPLSLPLDLDRQYPNFGRYSACRRVTRTIYMGSAPTQKAANRGLEDRRIKLGCVQPGEAAATFGDALRRLSDRATYLYVDNKRYWISTQPNVNRTAAERADQFLGEGDRYLVEKEIVKRLKKFGDRGIFTTVHVAPNSSGDIPDDKRSGVRLVILPPQFPHDQGLNLQSPACKWVADVLDYRGETRRSYQNTLVFLAADKTKWETLGKNAAQYLAWESICREKEELNLDAFQAKQAHTKLQQFDDDVQKQISETYQWLLVPEQPDPKEAIAWKTIRLRNLESSPTLNASKKAIDESHLSDTYAPLNLYLEVLEPFVWRDKNHISLQEIWEYLTKYPYLPRLKDEQVLLKAIADGVSSTAWSQWFAYAEGFDPETGTYQGLKAGESINPTIAQNSLIVKPDVAQKQLQLSQQPSPNSLEQYSAPSPGQEREVNAIVGEDINPGNYRVSPAQNQPLRRFYGVVEIEALRLNRDAGVISDEVIQHLISLKNTKVKITLEIQADIPDGIPENVARTIMENCQTLKFQQKGLETN is encoded by the coding sequence ATGGCTATCAGCAATCATGAGAGAGTTACTCGCGCTTTAAGGATACTCCAAGAAGGATTGTATCCCTTCGTGGAAAGGGAAATGCGATCGCATTATGGCGATAATCACTGGTTGACCGCCGCCAGTGCCTCGCTTTCCGATAGTTATGTTAACAATCGTAGCCGACAACCTGTTGAAAAGATTCTTAAAGAAGATCTCTATGCTCTGCTGATGGTCGTGTGGGAACATTGGAATGACGTATTTCGCCAAATTCTGGGAAGGAGTGAACGCAGCATTGTCAGCGAATTGCGCGATAACCGCAACCAATGGGCGCACCAAACCACTTTCTCGACTGATGATGCTTACCGTATCCTTGATAATATCAGCCGTCTGTTAACCGCTATTTCCGCCCCAGAAGCCAGCCAAGTCGAAAAAGAGAAAAATGAATTGATGCGATCGCGTTTTGAAGCCGAAGCCCGTCGCGAAAGAAGGAAAGTCACCGTCACCCCCACAGAAGGACAACCTCAAACCGGACTCAAACCCTGGCGAGAGATTGTTACACCTCATCCTGACGTGGCTGGCGGGACTTTCCAACAAGCAGAATTCGCCGCGGACTTATGGGAAGTATACCTCGATCAGGGGTCTGATGAATATAGAGACCCGACCGAATTTTATCGCCGCACTTACCTCACCGAAGGCCTAAAACAGCTTCTCAGTAATGCACTGCTACGGTTAACTGGTCAAGGGGGAGACCCGGTAATTGAATTGCAAACTAACTTCGGCGGCGGCAAAACTCACGCCCTGTTATCCCTCTATCACCTTTGCCAAGCCTGCCATATTCATAACTTACCAGGGATGGAAGAGATTTTTCAACAGGTGGGTATATCTCAACCTCCCCAAAATGTTAACGTCGCTGTGTTGGTGGGGAATAAACTGCCCCCCAGTGGCATTAAACCCTATGGAAAAGGCGATCGTAACCGTCCCCCCATAATTAAAACCCTCTGGGGGGAGTTGGCTTGGCAGTTGGGAGGAGAAGAAGGTTATCAAATGTTGCGGGAGGCTGACGAAACGGCAACTAATCCCGGTGATATACTTAAACAACTGTTTAACCGCTTCTCCCCCTGTCTAATTCTGATTGATGAATGGGTCGCCTATGCTAGACAACTCCACGAAAAACCTGATGTGGTGGGGGGGACTTTCGACACTCAATTCACTTTTGCCCAAACTTTGAGTGAGTCCGCCAAAAATGCTAAGGATACCCTGCTGGTGGTGAGTGTTCCCGCGTCGGATATTGAAAAAGGCGGCGAGAAGGGATACGAAGCGACCGACAGGCTGAAAAATGCGATCGGTCGCGTAGAGTCCCCTTGGCGACCTGCCAGCGCCGAAGAAGGTTTTGAAATCGTCCGGCGGCGCTTATTTCAGTCTACCACGGATACAACTCTCTTGGCTCAACGAGATGCGGTGATAGATACCTTTTACAATATGTATCGGGAACATAGCCAGGAGTTTCCCACGGATACCAAGGAGGCTAACTATAAACGCCGTATGCGAGAGGCTTATCCTATTCACCCAGAATTGTTCGATCGCCTTTATGAGGACTGGTCGAGTTTAGATAAGTTTCAGCGGACCCGTGGGGTTTTGCGTCTCATGGCTAAGGTGATTCATACCCTATGGGAACGTAATGATGCTAATCTGTTGATTATGCCGGGAAATGTGCCGATGGATGACCATCAAGTGCAGTCGGAACTTACCCGCTACCTGGAAGATAATTGGACTCCCATTATTGATAAAGATGTCGATGGACCATTATCTTTACCCCTAGATCTCGATCGCCAATACCCTAATTTCGGCCGTTATTCCGCTTGTCGTCGCGTTACCCGCACTATCTACATGGGGTCAGCACCAACCCAGAAAGCTGCTAACCGTGGCTTAGAAGACCGTAGAATAAAGCTAGGTTGTGTGCAACCGGGAGAGGCGGCGGCGACTTTTGGGGACGCACTCCGACGACTCAGCGATCGCGCTACCTATCTCTATGTTGATAATAAACGCTACTGGATTTCCACTCAACCTAATGTTAACCGCACAGCGGCGGAAAGGGCTGATCAGTTTCTCGGTGAAGGCGATCGCTATTTGGTTGAAAAGGAAATTGTTAAACGTCTCAAAAAATTTGGCGATCGGGGTATCTTTACCACGGTTCATGTGGCCCCCAATTCTAGCGGGGATATCCCTGATGATAAACGTTCCGGTGTGCGTCTGGTTATACTCCCCCCACAATTCCCCCACGACCAAGGCTTAAATTTACAGAGTCCGGCTTGCAAATGGGTGGCTGATGTGTTAGACTACAGGGGGGAGACTCGTCGCTCTTACCAAAATACCCTGGTGTTTTTGGCTGCTGATAAAACCAAGTGGGAAACCCTGGGAAAAAATGCCGCCCAATATCTCGCCTGGGAGTCCATTTGTCGCGAAAAGGAAGAGTTGAACCTAGATGCTTTTCAGGCTAAACAAGCCCACACCAAACTACAGCAGTTTGATGATGATGTCCAAAAGCAGATTTCCGAAACCTACCAATGGTTATTAGTCCCTGAACAACCAGACCCCAAAGAAGCGATCGCCTGGAAAACTATCCGCCTCCGTAATCTTGAGTCCTCCCCGACACTTAACGCCAGCAAAAAGGCGATCGACGAATCCCACCTCTCAGATACCTACGCCCCCCTAAATCTCTATTTAGAGGTTTTGGAACCCTTCGTCTGGCGCGACAAAAACCACATCAGCCTACAGGAGATCTGGGAATATCTAACTAAATATCCCTATCTGCCCCGCCTCAAGGATGAACAGGTTTTGCTGAAAGCGATCGCCGACGGCGTATCCTCGACCGCTTGGAGTCAGTGGTTTGCCTACGCGGAAGGCTTCGATCCAGAAACCGGCACCTATCAGGGACTGAAAGCCGGGGAATCCATCAATCCTACAATAGCTCAAAATAGTTTAATTGTCAAGCCCGATGTAGCCCAAAAACAGTTACAACTGAGCCAGCAGCCCAGCCCCAATTCCTTGGAGCAATATTCCGCCCCCTCACCGGGTCAGGAAAGGGAGGTAAATGCGATCGTAGGGGAGGACATAAACCCCGGAAATTATAGAGTTTCCCCGGCTCAAAATCAGCCCCTAAGACGCTTTTACGGGGTGGTAGAAATTGAGGCTTTACGACTCAACAGAGACGCGGGAGTAATTAGCGATGAAGTCATTCAACATTTAATCTCTCTCAAAAACACCAAGGTAAAAATTACCCTAGAAATTCAGGCAGACATTCCCGACGGTATCCCGGAAAATGTAGCCCGGACAATTATGGAAAATTGCCAAACCCTAAAATTCCAGCAAAAAGGCTTGGAAACCAATTAA
- a CDS encoding histone deacetylase family protein: MNLPIVFHPDYVAPLPPGHRFPMPKFGLLCDMLLQEGVIRRSQLHLPKLPPTEWIELVHHRDYVEAYCQGKLDPKAQRRIGLPWSQALAQRTCIAVGGAILTAKLALSHGLACNTAGGTHHAFPNYGSGFCIFNDIAIAACVMQKLGLAKKILIVDLDVHQGDATAVIFQDNPHVFTFSMHCQANFPAKKQTSDRDIPLAVGMEDEEYLQILASHLPDLLTEFRPDLVIYDAGVDTHIGDRLGKLALTDSGLWRREMQVLSTCVGMGYPVAGIIGGGYCEDMQSLVYRHSLLHRAATDVYRQYRL; this comes from the coding sequence ATGAATTTGCCGATTGTTTTTCATCCCGACTATGTAGCCCCCCTGCCACCAGGACACCGTTTTCCGATGCCGAAATTTGGGTTACTTTGTGATATGTTACTCCAAGAAGGCGTAATCAGACGATCGCAACTTCACCTACCCAAACTGCCACCTACTGAGTGGATCGAATTAGTCCACCACCGGGACTATGTAGAGGCTTACTGTCAGGGGAAACTAGACCCGAAAGCACAACGTCGCATAGGTCTCCCCTGGAGTCAGGCTTTAGCACAGCGGACCTGTATCGCAGTGGGGGGTGCCATATTGACGGCTAAACTAGCATTATCTCACGGTTTAGCCTGCAACACGGCCGGAGGCACTCACCACGCCTTCCCTAACTATGGATCTGGTTTCTGCATATTCAATGATATAGCGATCGCTGCCTGTGTCATGCAAAAATTAGGACTAGCCAAAAAAATCCTGATTGTGGATCTTGATGTACACCAGGGGGACGCAACGGCGGTAATTTTTCAAGATAACCCCCATGTATTTACCTTTTCAATGCACTGTCAAGCTAACTTTCCGGCTAAAAAACAAACAAGCGATCGCGATATTCCCCTAGCCGTGGGTATGGAAGACGAAGAATATTTGCAAATTTTAGCCAGTCATTTACCTGACTTGCTTACGGAATTTCGCCCAGATCTAGTGATCTATGATGCAGGAGTAGATACCCATATTGGCGATCGCTTAGGAAAATTGGCCCTAACTGACTCTGGGTTATGGCGGCGGGAAATGCAAGTTTTGTCTACCTGTGTGGGAATGGGATATCCGGTGGCGGGAATTATTGGCGGTGGTTACTGTGAAGATATGCAGAGTTTGGTTTACCGCCATTCTCTCCTACACCGCGCCGCTACGGACGTTTACCGCCAGTATCGCCTGTAA
- a CDS encoding DUF4126 domain-containing protein encodes MMMNYLLGIFCGVGLSAACGFRIFVPPVILSTAAIYGDFDLPPDLEILGTETGLIAVATLLAVEAIVYFIPGVDHALDILEAPIAMVVATLIVAAFLPDMEPRWMWTVSIILGAGSAGVIEMLMGITRVASTMATGGLANPLVSTMELLCAMILSVLAISLPILGAITVAIVLVLVVPKILRRNWQRS; translated from the coding sequence ATGATGATGAATTATCTGTTAGGGATTTTTTGCGGCGTTGGTTTAAGCGCCGCCTGTGGGTTTAGAATATTTGTACCCCCGGTAATTTTGAGCACAGCCGCCATATACGGCGATTTTGACCTACCCCCCGACTTAGAGATTTTGGGAACCGAGACGGGGTTGATAGCCGTCGCTACTCTGTTAGCAGTGGAGGCGATCGTCTATTTTATCCCCGGAGTCGATCATGCTTTGGATATCCTGGAAGCACCGATCGCTATGGTGGTGGCTACTTTGATTGTAGCTGCATTTTTACCAGACATGGAACCTCGGTGGATGTGGACAGTCTCTATAATTCTGGGGGCTGGATCAGCCGGAGTGATTGAAATGTTAATGGGTATTACCCGTGTCGCCTCTACTATGGCCACCGGAGGCTTGGCTAATCCATTGGTATCCACAATGGAGTTGCTGTGCGCTATGATCTTATCAGTATTGGCGATTTCTCTGCCTATATTGGGGGCGATAACAGTGGCGATCGTACTGGTGTTGGTAGTTCCGAAAATTTTGAGACGTAATTGGCAGCGATCATAA
- a CDS encoding cobyrinic acid a,c-diamide synthase produces MKLESNADILAPLKNNILFDKLPPKAQEWAESLPWEQRRYLLSLCYIFCASPPEKQAEFLDEYTADGLVSKLLEDIDSINRIQRYFNWFKVTSPLTEGVLRKYIRQFYIHSAQDARCQPDIYLESALKLVASTQEKENVFNYIVGFELIKIMFTMSWQQHERLARLQKNQDDFIKQYIKPIQYAHRINRLVVPKDEKVFFAKRDYFVKPPEVSSQKLMALIMATFTTDQIVNCGFSVTRHIRALEFDYDYIFNFSESESIFPWNSESMLEST; encoded by the coding sequence ATGAAACTCGAATCAAACGCTGACATTTTAGCCCCTCTCAAAAATAACATTTTATTTGATAAACTACCTCCCAAAGCCCAAGAATGGGCGGAAAGTTTGCCTTGGGAACAGCGGCGCTATTTACTGTCTTTGTGTTATATATTCTGTGCCTCCCCTCCCGAAAAACAGGCGGAATTTTTAGATGAATATACCGCCGATGGCTTAGTGTCTAAATTACTGGAAGATATCGACTCAATTAATCGGATTCAAAGATACTTTAACTGGTTTAAAGTGACTAGCCCCTTGACCGAGGGAGTTCTCCGCAAATATATCCGTCAGTTTTATATACACTCCGCCCAAGATGCCAGATGTCAGCCAGATATCTACTTGGAATCAGCTTTAAAATTGGTAGCCAGCACCCAAGAAAAAGAGAACGTTTTTAATTATATTGTCGGCTTTGAATTGATTAAAATCATGTTCACAATGAGTTGGCAACAACACGAAAGACTAGCCCGACTGCAAAAAAATCAGGACGATTTTATCAAACAATATATTAAACCTATTCAATATGCCCACCGCATTAATCGCCTGGTGGTCCCGAAAGATGAAAAAGTATTTTTTGCCAAACGAGATTATTTTGTGAAACCACCGGAAGTCAGTTCTCAAAAACTCATGGCTTTAATTATGGCAACTTTTACCACTGACCAAATTGTTAACTGTGGCTTTTCTGTAACTAGGCATATCCGGGCGCTAGAATTTGATTATGACTATATTTTTAACTTTTCGGAATCGGAAAGTATTTTTCCTTGGAACTCCGAATCAATGCTAGAATCAACTTAA
- the gshA gene encoding glutamate--cysteine ligase: MLLPKGFEVEMYTGTPQGDIVGFSDKIVKNLDGFVREPDTRNVEYITAPICSYDRSLCALVKPRQQLRQYLRQLGNYTIIPGSTLSLGDSRRFYRSDPNNPYHAYIQETYGTDVVTASIHINIGIDDPEVLMRAVRLVRVEAPLYLALSASSPFLDGKPTGYHSHRWHLFPKTPRHVPLFESHSHYIQWTNEQLEAGTMRNVRHLWCSVRPNGVRRPYSLNRLELRICDLMVNPIALLATTAFLEARLWQLMETPNLDPLELSSLPANTRNQELVAIADANEEAVAHRSLDANLKHWKDGSSILARDWIDNLYQEVWPVAKQRGFSCFLSPLKKILRSGNSAQQWLKQYESGIDTRSIIKKAIADAYEQEQELEDKLCQLLVT, from the coding sequence GTGTTACTACCCAAAGGTTTTGAAGTCGAAATGTACACGGGTACACCCCAGGGGGACATAGTAGGCTTTTCCGATAAAATAGTTAAAAATCTTGATGGGTTTGTCCGGGAACCAGATACCCGCAATGTGGAGTATATCACCGCCCCAATTTGCAGTTACGATCGCTCTCTTTGCGCTTTAGTCAAACCTCGGCAACAACTGCGACAATACCTGCGCCAACTTGGCAACTACACCATTATACCAGGTAGCACTCTCTCTCTGGGAGATAGTCGGCGCTTTTACCGTTCTGACCCCAACAACCCCTATCATGCCTACATTCAGGAAACCTACGGAACTGATGTAGTTACGGCCAGCATCCATATTAACATCGGTATTGATGATCCAGAAGTGCTAATGCGTGCCGTGCGCCTAGTGCGGGTAGAAGCACCATTATACCTCGCCCTAAGTGCCTCCTCTCCCTTTTTGGACGGTAAACCCACCGGTTATCACTCCCATAGGTGGCATTTGTTCCCCAAAACTCCCCGCCACGTTCCCCTCTTTGAAAGTCATTCTCATTATATCCAGTGGACTAATGAACAACTAGAAGCCGGAACTATGAGAAATGTGCGACACCTGTGGTGTTCCGTGCGTCCTAATGGGGTTCGTCGCCCCTACAGCCTCAATCGCCTGGAATTAAGGATTTGTGACCTAATGGTGAATCCCATAGCCTTACTGGCGACTACAGCCTTCTTAGAGGCAAGGTTATGGCAACTGATGGAGACCCCGAACCTAGACCCCCTGGAATTGAGTAGCCTACCAGCAAACACCCGCAATCAGGAATTAGTGGCGATCGCAGATGCCAACGAGGAAGCAGTAGCGCACCGGAGTCTGGATGCTAACCTGAAACACTGGAAAGATGGCAGCAGTATTTTAGCCCGCGATTGGATCGATAATCTGTATCAAGAAGTTTGGCCAGTGGCTAAACAGCGTGGTTTTAGCTGTTTTCTGTCTCCCCTCAAAAAGATTCTGCGGTCGGGAAACAGCGCCCAACAGTGGCTAAAACAGTATGAAAGTGGCATCGATACTCGTAGTATTATCAAAAAGGCGATCGCTGATGCTTATGAACAGGAGCAGGAACTTGAAGATAAATTATGTCAATTACTGGTTACCTAG
- a CDS encoding tRNA (cytidine(34)-2'-O)-methyltransferase: MPQLVLVNPQIPQNTGNIARTCAATQTPLHLVGPLGFEISDRYLKRAGLDYWPYVPLKYHTHIEDFQAFHQPLGGRWVGFSARGKQNYVSFQFQENDWLLFGSETEGLPPEVLALCQATVYIPMCQPNVRSLNLSVSAAVGLFEARRQLGLLA, encoded by the coding sequence ATGCCCCAACTCGTTCTAGTTAATCCTCAAATCCCCCAAAATACAGGGAATATTGCCCGCACCTGTGCGGCGACCCAAACACCCTTGCATCTGGTGGGCCCCCTGGGATTTGAAATTAGCGATCGCTATCTGAAACGGGCAGGACTAGATTACTGGCCCTATGTACCCCTTAAATACCATACCCATATAGAGGATTTCCAAGCCTTTCACCAACCATTAGGGGGCCGCTGGGTAGGATTTAGCGCCCGTGGAAAACAGAATTATGTGTCCTTTCAATTTCAGGAAAATGATTGGCTGCTGTTTGGTAGCGAGACAGAAGGACTCCCCCCAGAAGTTCTAGCCCTCTGTCAAGCTACCGTCTACATCCCCATGTGTCAGCCGAATGTCCGCAGCCTGAACCTCTCCGTTAGTGCCGCTGTAGGATTGTTTGAAGCCCGCCGACAACTAGGTTTGCTGGCTTAA